The proteins below come from a single Eubacterium limosum genomic window:
- a CDS encoding CGGC domain-containing protein, producing MKLGIIRCMQTEDFCPGTMDFKVIKERKGAFESVTEDIELIGFTSCGGCPGKKAVLRARELVKRGADTIAFASCIQNGNPIGYPCPFARKMKDIVQKDLKDEKIRFIDYTH from the coding sequence ATGAAATTAGGTATTATCCGATGCATGCAGACAGAAGATTTCTGTCCGGGAACCATGGATTTTAAAGTGATTAAGGAAAGAAAAGGCGCCTTTGAAAGTGTAACAGAGGATATTGAGCTTATCGGCTTTACCAGCTGTGGTGGGTGCCCTGGAAAGAAAGCCGTTCTCAGGGCAAGAGAGCTTGTGAAAAGAGGGGCGGACACCATCGCCTTTGCCTCCTGTATCCAAAACGGAAACCCTATTGGTTATCCATGTCCATTCGCCAGGAAAATGAAGGATATTGTCCAGAAAGACCTGAAGGATGAAAAAATTCGCTTTATTGATTATACGCATTGA
- a CDS encoding GNAT family N-acetyltransferase produces the protein MLTYRKAGIKDVFLLISLYNSAFYEDYIHYGKCPGYGKSKKEMETSISTFSKYIISCQSTPVGVISFKNQGDGSYYLGCLCVIPPYQKKGIGTHAFQYMLSLCSDWKRITLITPVDKKENLNFYTQKCGFKKGNKRMDQEIEVVEFFVKR, from the coding sequence ATGCTGACATACAGAAAAGCCGGTATTAAGGATGTTTTTTTGCTGATAAGTCTTTATAACTCAGCATTTTACGAAGATTATATTCATTATGGCAAATGTCCTGGCTATGGAAAATCTAAAAAAGAAATGGAAACATCAATTTCAACCTTTTCTAAATATATTATAAGCTGTCAAAGCACGCCTGTAGGTGTTATTTCTTTTAAAAATCAAGGGGATGGTTCATATTATTTAGGTTGTCTTTGTGTTATACCGCCCTATCAAAAAAAAGGAATTGGTACACATGCTTTTCAGTATATGCTATCCTTATGTTCTGATTGGAAACGGATCACTCTGATTACGCCTGTTGATAAAAAAGAAAATCTAAACTTCTACACCCAAAAATGTGGTTTTAAAAAAGGAAATAAAAGAATGGATCAAGAGATCGAAGTCGTTGAGTTTTTTGTGAAACGTTAA